GGGGCGCAGGCGCATCAGCAGCCGGATCAGCTCGGCCTGCACCTCCCGCGCCTCGGCCTCGCTGAGGGTCACCGCCGTCTCGGCGTTCAGGAGCAGGCCCTGGGGTCCCTGGTAACGCACGCCCGCGTCGATCAGGGCCGCGTCCTCGTAGCTCTGGTCCACCTGCACCTGCCCCTCGGGAGCCAGGTACAGCCGCACGCCCCACTGCCGTCCGCCGCCCTGCTCGCGGTGCAGCCGCTCGAACTCGCGGGCGAAAGCCTCCAGGAAAAGCCGCTCGTGGCGCCGGGCGTGATCGGCGCCCAGCTCCCCCAGGGCCGCCGCCCCCGTCACCGAGAACGGCACGAAGAAAGCCGGGGCGACAGCGGCGTACACCTTCACCGCCCGGCCCGCCCGCTTTTGCTCGCGCACGAGCCGCAGCAGGCCCGCCGCGCACAGCGCCCGCACGTCGCGGTGGACGGTCCGCAGGTCCAGCTCCAGACGGCGCGCGGCGCCCGCCACCGTCTGCTCCCCGGCCAGAAAGGCCCCCAGAACCTGCCGCACCCGCCGGTGGGTCAGCAGGCGGACGGCGGCGGGGTCGGTCACCGGCAGGGCGCTACTCACACCCCGAGCTTACCGTGCGAGTAGGTCGTGGAGGAGGCTGGGGCATGACCGAGCTGCTGGACCTGACCCCCCGTTTCCGCACCTTCCACGCCGCCGCGCAGGGGGCCGAGCCGGAGCGGCGCTGGGCGCTGTGGCAGGACCTCTACGGGGTCGCCGCCGTGCCCCCGACCCCGCAGGGCCAGCGGCTGGCCCGCGAACTGCTGGACGCCGCCTGGGACCGCTACGGGAAGCTGCCGGACGACCTGAGCGCGCAAGCGCGGCGGCTACACAGTCAGGACGCCGGGGCAGCCGCGAGGCCTTCGGCCCTGTTGGGGGCGCCGGTGCCCTCCCACCGTCTGGTCGCCTATG
The sequence above is a segment of the Deinococcus budaensis genome. Coding sequences within it:
- a CDS encoding helix-turn-helix transcriptional regulator; this translates as MSSALPVTDPAAVRLLTHRRVRQVLGAFLAGEQTVAGAARRLELDLRTVHRDVRALCAAGLLRLVREQKRAGRAVKVYAAVAPAFFVPFSVTGAAALGELGADHARRHERLFLEAFAREFERLHREQGGGRQWGVRLYLAPEGQVQVDQSYEDAALIDAGVRYQGPQGLLLNAETAVTLSEAEAREVQAELIRLLMRLRPLTLTHEAQGSGRPYLLRLGLAPVTPQERAALSGAGGRSPGPAPRAPDAGS